The sequence TCACCTCAACAACACCACTGGACTTATCACAATCAAAGAACCACTGGATAGGGAGGAATCAGCAAACCACAAATTAGTTGTTTTGGCAAGTGATGGTGGATCAGTGCCAGCAAGAGCAATGGTGCTTGTAAATGTCACAGATGTCAATGACAATGTACCATTAATTGACATAAGATACATCATTAATCCAATAAATGGCACTGTGGTTCTTTCAGAAAATGCTCCACTCAACACAAAAATTGCTCTCATAACTGTGACGGATAAGGATGCTGAGCATAATGGAAGGGTGACATGCTTCACAGATCATGAAGTTCCTTTCCAATTAAGGCCAGTATTTAGTAATCATTTCCTACTGGAGACTGCAGCATATCTTGACTATGAGACCGCAAGAGAATATGCCATTAAATTACTGGCTGCAGATGCTGGCAAACCTCCTTTGAATCAGTCATCCATGCTCCTTGTCAAATtgaaagatgaaaacaacaaTGCTCCAGTTTTCACCCAGCCTTTTATAAGTCTTTCTGTTCCTGAGAATAATGCTCCCGGCACCCAGCTGACAAAGGTAAGTGCAACAGATGCAGACAGTGAGCATAATGCTGAGATCAATTACATGCTAGGCACTGTTGCTCCATCTGTATTCAATCTGGATCATCGTACAGGCATTCTGACTGCAGTGAAGAAACTAGAtagggaaaaacaggaaaaatattccTTCACAGTTCTGGCAAAGGATAATGGTCTTCCACCCTTGATGGCCAATGCCACAGTCTTAGTGACTGTCCTTGATCAAAATGATAACAGCCCAATTTTCACTCACAATGAGTACAACTTCTATGTCCCAGAAAACCTTCCAAGACATGGCACAGTAGGACTAATTATTGTAACTGATCCTGATTATGGAGAAAATTCTGCAGTCACTCTCTCCATTTTAGATGCAAATGATGATTTCATCATTGATCCACAGACTGGTGTCATCCAACCAAATATTTCATTTGATAGAGAAAAACAAGAATCTTACACTTTCTACATAAAGGCTGCGGATGGTGGTAGGGTATCACAGTCTTCAACTGCCAAAGTGACCATAAATGTAGTTGATGTCAATGATAACAAACCAGTTTTTGTTGTCCCTTCTTCCAATTACTCCTATGAATTAGTTCTACCATTCAGTAATCCAGGCACAGTGGTCTTCAAGGTAGTTGCCATTGACAATGACACTGGCATGAATGCAGAGCTTTATTACAGCATTGTTGGAGGgaacacaaaagatctttttacAATTGACCAAACAGCAGGCAACATTACATTGAAGGAGAAGTGTGTTGTTGCAGACCTTGGTTTACACAGACTGGTAGTCAAAGCCAAAGATTTAGGACAACCTGATTCTCTCTTCAGTGTAGTAATTGTTAATTTATTCGTGAATGAGTCGGTGACCAATGCTACACTGATTCATGAACTGGTACACAAAAACATTGAAAAACCAGTGACCCAAAATATTGAGATGACTGATACATCCTTACCAAAAAATCACTATGTCAAGATCATGGTTGCAATCATTGCTGGCACCATAACTGTCATCCTAGTTATTTTCATCACTGCTGTAGTAAGATGCCACCAATCACCACACATTAAGGCTGCCCAGAAAAACAAGCAGAATTTAGAATGGGTTACTCCAAACCCAGAAAATAGGCATATGATAatgttgaagaaaaagaagaagtagaagaagcATGCCCCTAAGAACCTGTTGCTTAACTTTGTCAGTATTGAAGAAACTAAGGCAGATGATGGTGACAATGATGGGAACAGTGTCACACTAGACcttcccattgaactggaagagCAAACCATGGGCAAGTACAACTAGGGCACTGTACCTGCTACTTTCAAGCCTGACAGCTCTGATTTGGCCCGGCACTACAAATATGCCTCTCCACAGCCCACCTTCCAGATCCAGCCCGAAACTCCCCTGAATTTGAAGCACCACATCATCCAGGAACTGACTGCTGATAACACCTTCATGGCCTGCGATTCCATCTCCAAGTGTTCCTCCAACAGTTCTGATCCCTACAGCATTTCAGAGTGTAGTTATCCAGTGACAACCTTCAAGACTCCTGTGTTTGTTCACACCAGACTGGTAGGTAATCCAAGTTTCTAATAAACCttctaaatttattatttttcaagctATTTTCAGTTGATGTAGAACTTTACAGAATGTACTGACTGCAACGAGTGATCAAAACAATCATAtgctttagaaatatttaaatagattTATGGAATCATTCAAGTTTGATAGAAAATCAGAACAAATGACAGCTGATTGTAAAAAAATTGGGTGCAGAATGATGATCATAACAGGGACAATTTTGTCTGTAGATGGCAGTATGACAATTCTTGTTAGAAAATATACTGGCAGTATCTAAAACAAAGAAGTGCCATTGTATACATGAGGATCTGAACAGTCTGGGCTAAGTACATTGAAGTAAAGCTTTTCAGAATCTGATAAGTAGCTCTTAATATTAATGGTGTTGAGAATTCAGCTTCACTTAGGAAAATCTGTGTCTGCATAATGTGACAAAATAGCACTAAGTGATCTTACCCAACCCATGCCCAAACAAAGAATGTGTTATTTTCAATTATGAACTCACCATTATTTTGTTTCAACAAATCTGTCTTAATTCACATAATACAATAAGGATCAGATTAGGAAAATGAATATACATAGTACTCTCATCTCTAAATCACAGAATGAAATATATATGAGTTTTCCTATTTTAGATATCTGtttaattatttgcatatttatacaaGGTACTCAGAAATCCTTCAGGAGACATTCTTAAGAGATAATGACTTTTGGAAATTGAAATGTATTTTCCTTCTCTGATggacatgaaagaaaatatgggcaCATTAAGATGCTAGAAATTCATTCACAATAATTAAGAAACCACAACTTTTATGAAAACAAGGGTTTACTGAGTGCTTTTTATCTGCATTCCTTgggaagaaatgaataaaatttatctAGAAATTCATAAGTAGATTTCATGATTTAAGTTTGTTTATTGCCATAATAAAGCCAAATGATGAAATTCATCTATCTTTTATAAGTCATGACATGTGTTGACTTTATTATGTATTGTGTGAATCTTATAAAGGCCTTAATCTCAATTGCAATGAATAAAGGCTTTTGAAAACCTATTCAGGCTTAACAAAATGGTAGAAATGTGAAATAATAAGTTTACTATTTAGAAAAGTTAGAGATATTAAAGAAGTCTAACAGAATTCAAGATTACAATGAATTTAATTTACCACAGTTCTGGAAATGTTTTTAGTAATTGAGGTCATCCAACTATATGGATAGTTGAGTTATACAATAAAATTAACCAC is a genomic window of Choloepus didactylus isolate mChoDid1 chromosome X, mChoDid1.pri, whole genome shotgun sequence containing:
- the LOC119523291 gene encoding LOW QUALITY PROTEIN: protocadherin-11 X-linked-like (The sequence of the model RefSeq protein was modified relative to this genomic sequence to represent the inferred CDS: substituted 1 base at 1 genomic stop codon) — protein: MDLLSGTYIFAVLLACIVFQSGAQEKNYTVXEEMPENILIGDLLKDLNLSLVPDKSLTSPMQFKLVYKTGDVPLIQIEESTGEIYTTGTRIDCEKLCTGILVDNHCFYEVEVAVLPDEIFRLVKIRFLIEDINDNAPLFPATVINISIPENSALTSRYALPAATDPDIGINGVKNYQLIKGQSIFGLDVIETPEGDKMPQLIVQKELDKEEKDTYVMKVKFEDGGFPQRSSTAILQVSVTDTNDNHLVFKEKEIEVTIPENAPVGSSVTQLHATDADIGENAKIHFYFSNLVSNIAKRLFHLNNTTGLITIKEPLDREESANHKLVVLASDGGSVPARAMVLVNVTDVNDNVPLIDIRYIINPINGTVVLSENAPLNTKIALITVTDKDAEHNGRVTCFTDHEVPFQLRPVFSNHFLLETAAYLDYETAREYAIKLLAADAGKPPLNQSSMLLVKLKDENNNAPVFTQPFISLSVPENNAPGTQLTKVSATDADSEHNAEINYMLGTVAPSVFNLDHRTGILTAVKKLDREKQEKYSFTVLAKDNGLPPLMANATVLVTVLDQNDNSPIFTHNEYNFYVPENLPRHGTVGLIIVTDPDYGENSAVTLSILDANDDFIIDPQTGVIQPNISFDREKQESYTFYIKAADGGRVSQSSTAKVTINVVDVNDNKPVFVVPSSNYSYELVLPFSNPGTVVFKVVAIDNDTGMNAELYYSIVGGNTKDLFTIDQTAGNITLKEKCVVADLGLHRLVVKAKDLGQPDSLFSVVIVNLFVNESVTNATLIHELVHKNIEKPVTQNIEMTDTSLPKNHYVKIMVAIIAGTITVILVIFITAVVRCHQSPHIKAAQKNKQNLEWVTPNPENRHMIMLKKKKK